GTTTGCCTTGCGACAGTCAGGTGAGCTACCAGGACAATACTTTCTCGACTACTATTCCGATCGACACTGTAGGAGGTTGAAGGGGTCTATCGATTTGGATTGCTGTGATCaggtaacttttaaaaaatatataaatctctaataagtaagaaaagtttgtttatgattttacatgaacattatttatgaactatatacttttataaaagattgaaatggctgtaaaaaataatgttcaaaatatttaaaaggttgATGCTGGATTGCATATGGAAAGGGATAATAACGGATCATTAAATCGCAAACTCCGTGGTTGTGTGTTCACAATCCAAACTAACATTCGCACTTATCACTTGGAGGCTGATTCTGAGGAAGAAATGGAAAAGTGGGTTGATGCTATATGCAGAGCGTGTGGCCTCAGAGCTACGGACGAATCAACAAATGCTGTCGGTTAGTGAATTCTTATAGTATTTGCATCCAAAGACCATTTACCTATTTCACATATATTGCATATAAACTAAACATAAGCTATTGTTTGTagacatgaaataaatatgaataatataatgaaggttattagtaaataaaaatatacgaaatctttttataacaaaacatatgactgttcaataatttttatatttaatcggattagatatttaataaatattgtctgatttttactttgaatattataagccctttttcaaaatttctaCTATGaatctttataaacaatagtATTTCCTACAAATCCTTTAattgtaaaagtttataatttttgccaTACTTTCAAATTTCTTAACGAGTGCTTTTCTTGAAGGTGTGTGTTAAGaatgaaaatgataaatttttatacacaaaaattttaaaaaatcaataaaatttttgcatagCTATTTTAGTTACGTTACAATGCACGGAAAtgtgcattaaaaataatataaaaacattttttttttttatcattcttttgatttattgatcAATTGTTTTTCACAAAGTTTCACTTTGAAGGATTTCATTTATGTGTTAAGAATGGTACATATTGCAATATTTCTCATGTAACTGGCACTGGCAAttgattttatagaatttgttTTGGCAAATTAACTAACGTGCAGTCTACGttgatgaaatttttgtaagttcatttgttttaagttGAATATACaagtattgataataattaaatcttttgtcCGTATACCTTTGTTATATTTGCTTGCGTTGCGAAcaacctgatgtattaatgattgttataacaaatttatatgtattaattttgtaactatctgtataaaattttcatattccgATATCAAATAGTACTTCTGTCTTAACTATGTCAGGTGTTATATACCAGGAATAACAAGAAAGATCTTCATACCATTGCAGTCTACTAATTATTGTTTGTCTTATTGTCGTAATTGCTTAATATTGTCTAAATGTGAAAAGTGTCGCGAGCATGCAAAATAAATGCTAAAGCCTATATGTAAAAGCGCCTTTACATATgttgttttgattaaatattgtacaGCAAAgctaataatactataatttgcatttactttttttgtgtaatatgcactaaatgtatttttgcttatattatatcttgTGACATTGTGgatatcattaaaactttttattcattttctaGGTCTATATCAGAATATAACGCTAAATGAGAGAGAAAATATTGGAACAAAGGTAATAAATGATTCCAATGTCACAGGGGGTGCGAGAAAAAGGACTCACACCACCACATTTAGGAACAATAAGCCTTCGTCTACACGAGGCAAGTCCAAAGTGAAGACAAACACGAAGCAAACGCCTATAGAAAGACATGATCAGGGTACAATGACGGTTATGGATGATTATCCCTCCGGCGAAGGCACTGGCCCATACATACCAATATCTGAATGCATAACTGGAGTTCGGACACAGGTTCGTACTTATTTCCGTTATTATTTCCtgcctttaataatattgcacTAAGAAACTAGAATATTCTTCTGTACTTTTCTGCTGAATTTCTTGAAACGTTAttcataatagaaaaaaaaatttttaaaaagtagatTGATTCAAGATggtacaagaaaaaaaaatcatgattGGTTTTGATCTTATCTTTTTGGtaatctttgtttatttttgtacaaaaaattttttttttttttaaccaaaaagtatatttaaaatataattaaaattattattacttttttttttaactctaaTGTTGCTGTTATCAAATGTATGATCTTAATACTGGTTGTTTGAAGTTATTGAATgactcattaaaaatttattaataattatcaatcaaagtgtctttttaaaacaagtaaacGAGTAATGGAGATAGTACTGGTGAATTTTTTACAGTACTTTGGCAAACTTTGTTGCAATTAAATGCTATATAAATTGGTAGCCCTGCGAGTGCAAGTACTTGGATAAATTAGTTCCTCGGGAATTTGCTTAATCTTATGGACATATTTTGCCTTTTTGCGCGCTACCTTACGTCATAGGGAAACATATACCGTTTCACGCAAAATAAAAGCTCCCGTCCGGTAAATTTCATTCAGTGAGTTCGTAAAATGCTTTGAAAGTCATGAGTGCTGTTTTTAAGTGCCTGTATGGCCGGcgttaacaaaattatgtacTGAAATTCAAGTATCAATATGGGGAATATTTGTaaggaagaaaaaaataatctaagttgagaatgacaaaaattttaacactgTTCTCATGGAAATTGTGcacttttttaaacattcatgTTAATTGATCATCAGCATTATCCTATAGTAAAACAGAATAACGTTTTGCGTTTTATTGGAACATAGCACTACGAAATATTTTAGGGATTACTTTTCTTGTAGGACACCCAAACAGCGTTTACCTTTGACCCCAAGAACATCGTTATCAGCTCGAATAAGAAAGTCGGTAGCTCAAGAAGCTATACCTATTTGACGCAACCACAAATAAGAGTAAATAATGTTGAACTATCAGAAAATGAATCAAATCTCAGTGAAGACGAATGCCGGTCCCTCAGCGCTAGTCAATTCAATATgggtatgtaaaaaatataaaaacaatcgcTGGATTGTGGACGTATCTTCATGTATTCTCATTTTACAGGGGATTGGACTGTTGCAAAGTCTTTTAAAAGGCTATCTGTGCATCCTCAAAGCCAAGAAGGCTTCAACGCTGatggtaaataattttgtataatttgttttgttttttagcgGTTCCATTAATTAATGTACCCCTCCGATAGGTCCCCCCGTACCACCTCGGCCGCCGAAGACCTTCGCCATGAGCAAGGATCTCACGCGAGCGAAGGATTCCTTCCAAGGACAAAAATTTCAGGAAACTGTTGATGTTCATGAGTGTTCTGTATGTCGCTTTTTTGTGTTCGTTTTTATggtgcttttttttttttaaatgttccttTTTTTCGCTAGTCTCCTTTCCCCTGGGTTCGCTTGCCACGTCGCATGTCACAAGGTGCGCCGACATCACCAGGAAGATCCGTGATCAGCCACGCCAGGACTGATGATGAAGATGACGTTTCAATGGgccatgttattatttttgttgcatttttttttgtaatttttctattcatttatattacgagcagatatttttttgttgaaattcgCTTTTAATgtgcatgttttttttttttgttggattgcgtgatttttttttctcttattatCCAGTCGCTGCAGTATTGCAACTTGTCGTCTCTGCCGCCGGCCGTAGATCGCGCTTTGAAGCCACGGCACTCGACTCACAGCATAGGCAATATAACCGCTGGACATgtgagttatataaatataacttaaaaaaaatgttaaatttgaacataaaataaatataaagttcttGTGTTTAAAGAAAACAGCGTGCAGGGCTAGCGATGAGATCAAGTCGGAGACTTTGCAGTACTTGGATCTCGATCTACCCGCCCCCAGCTCGCCGTCTAAATTCAAGGTGAGTgtagtattataaaatcgaTATGCCACACCGAGCccagtaaaaaataaaaagccttTGAAACTtttcaatagttattatatttccataaatgtatccaataatttgatattacatTCGTGTTGTACTagcattataattttgtgactcgaatttttttttaaacaaagatCCTTTCCGTTCAGAAAATAGCTTAATTCTCtatcaaaacttttttgattACAAACATTTCACTAAATATCCCATCCGACATAGTTGATGaaagtaaagtattttttaaattttttatcattatcgataatatattttgttatgatcAATCAATTCTACTGATACTTTACTTGATTGGTATCTGAAGTGCATAAACTTGACTTGCTCTGTTAAAATTTCATCTTATCACCTGTcgctcatcatcatcatctcATCTTATCTCAcgtcatattatatttgacaaaTTGACTCTAaatgatactaatatttttcgaattacCCCATAATGCCAACGTTTCGGTCactgcagcaaccgtgatcacgggcagacgacgATCacgttagaaaaatattagttacatttaaaaaaaaactcgctAAGTTTTAGATATCATTGAATTACTCTAATAATATTGCCTGAAACGGTGTTGTGTCAGGAGTATCGCGTTACATACATCCCTAAGTCTAGTGACATTAACATTACAATTGATGTTCAAACTCAGGAATCAGCAAGGAAGACGTCTATAGTCCACGGTAAGTCGTTGTCATCCGACGAGTGCGCGTATAAAACGGTCGACTTCTTGAAGACCGAGGCGTTCAATATTACTCGCCAGGACGCTGAAGCGTCTAGAAGTATCCAGCAATGATTAAACCCGATATACGGCAAGGTTTATAAGAAATGCATTAACCCAAATGACATGTTTATACGCTGAGCTGTTTAAACTATAGACGTTTTGAACTATGTGACACTGTTCTCGGtgaatgcttttttttaaagtg
This Danaus plexippus chromosome Z, MEX_DaPlex, whole genome shotgun sequence DNA region includes the following protein-coding sequences:
- the LOC116777623 gene encoding GRB2-associated-binding protein 2 isoform X1, with amino-acid sequence MSKNIVYEGWLTKSPPSKRIWRTKWRRRWFALRQSGELPGQYFLDYYSDRHCRRLKGSIDLDCCDQVDAGLHMERDNNGSLNRKLRGCVFTIQTNIRTYHLEADSEEEMEKWVDAICRACGLRATDESTNAVGLYQNITLNERENIGTKVINDSNVTGGARKRTHTTTFRNNKPSSTRGKSKVKTNTKQTPIERHDQGTMTVMDDYPSGEGTGPYIPISECITGVRTQDTQTAFTFDPKNIVISSNKKVGSSRSYTYLTQPQIRVNNVELSENESNLSEDECRSLSASQFNMGDWTVAKSFKRLSVHPQSQEGFNADGPPVPPRPPKTFAMSKDLTRAKDSFQGQKFQETVDVHECSSPFPWVRLPRRMSQGAPTSPGRSVISHARTDDEDDVSMGHSLQYCNLSSLPPAVDRALKPRHSTHSIGNITAGHKTACRASDEIKSETLQYLDLDLPAPSSPSKFKESARKTSIVHGKSLSSDECAYKTVDFLKTEAFNITRQDAEASRSIQQ
- the LOC116777623 gene encoding GRB2-associated-binding protein 2 isoform X2, coding for MSKNIVYEGWLTKSPPSKRIWRTKWRRRWFALRQSGELPGQYFLDYYSDRHCRRLKGSIDLDCCDQVDAGLHMERDNNGSLNRKLRGCVFTIQTNIRTYHLEADSEEEMEKWVDAICRACGLRATDESTNAVGGARKRTHTTTFRNNKPSSTRGKSKVKTNTKQTPIERHDQGTMTVMDDYPSGEGTGPYIPISECITGVRTQDTQTAFTFDPKNIVISSNKKVGSSRSYTYLTQPQIRVNNVELSENESNLSEDECRSLSASQFNMGDWTVAKSFKRLSVHPQSQEGFNADGPPVPPRPPKTFAMSKDLTRAKDSFQGQKFQETVDVHECSSPFPWVRLPRRMSQGAPTSPGRSVISHARTDDEDDVSMGHSLQYCNLSSLPPAVDRALKPRHSTHSIGNITAGHKTACRASDEIKSETLQYLDLDLPAPSSPSKFKESARKTSIVHGKSLSSDECAYKTVDFLKTEAFNITRQDAEASRSIQQ